AGCGCTTTGCCTGTATGACGACCTTCCCGCCGAATATTGGACGCGGGTCATAGGCGACGCAGTCCACACCCCCATCCCGTGACGACTGGGTAAGTTTCGTTTCGAGGCCCATCTTTTCGAAGAGGTTCGTGATCAGAGCCTCAAAGTCGCCTGGTGTGAGATCCATCAGGTTGGCGCGTTGGTCGAGGGTCGAGATGACGTCGCGCTCCTCGATAAACCTGGGGTCGACCATGTTGAACTCGAGGATTGGCCTGACCGGCGCCAGCTCAGCAGGACTCTTCGACAGTGAGGCATTCAGTGTCTTGAGGCACGCGATCGGGTCGACCCGGGTGAGATCGAGCCCCTCGAAAACATCACGGGTCGTACGGACCGTAATGATGCACGGGCGGATATTGCGTCCCGATCCACGGTCGATCGTGCCGACAAAACCGTTGACCACGACTGACTCAAGATGGCGGTGATAGTCAACCGAAAACATCTCATGCAGCACGCGGAGCGTCATCTGCGCCACCACGGAAGCGTAGAGTGCCCTCCGCTGCGTTTCCGGGCGCGGTGATTCGGAGATTGTGTCAGTCGCCTTGACGTACTTGTAGGCTTTCACTGTAGGGATGGCGCTGTCGATGTCCGGAAGATCGAACTCGACGACGAGCTGTTTCGACTCAGCCACGTATGCAAGCTTGCCGTCGCGATTGAAGCCTTCTGGCAGGTGCTGGAACGATTCTTTTTGGATCCGTTCGAACAGTTCCTGCATCACCTCAGGAACGCCCTGTTCCAGCTCCGCCATCCACGCCTTCACCTTTGAGAGCCGCTCGGTCTCGGCGGCCTTCAGACCGGCAACCAGCGCCTCATGCCCAGCGCGCTTCTTCGCCACCTCGTCTAGACGCGCCTGCTCTTTCGTGGTGTAGTCGCTTTCCTCCTGCTGGAACCTGGCGCGGGCTGCCTCGAACTTCTTGCGATACCCGGATGCCACCCAAGGCAGCCAGCCGAGCAGAGGGTGGGGTCGATCCGGATGCCACATTTGCGGCTTGGCGATTTCCAGATCAAGCGAACCGAGCGACAACCGGGGGTACTCCCGCTCGGTCAGCATCTTCTTGAACTCCACCTTGATCGGCTGCTTGACTCTGGCAAGGAGGAGGTTTTCAAGTTCGGCAATGCGCCGGTCCAGGTCGTCAGTGAGTGAAGCGGCTTCCTGCGCCCTGTCTTCCAGGTAGTCCAGTCTTTCCTGCTTCTCCTGCCGTGCAGTCTCGCGTTCAAGCTCCCGCTCAAGCCGTCGCGCGTAGCGTTCGGCGTTATAGTTCTGTGCCATGGACCAGGTCCCCCGAGGCTGATAATTCGCTTCTTGTTGAAATGTCCTGCGTGTCAGCTGCAGCAATAGTTACAAGTACAGCCGGTACATAATAACAAGTGTAACTAAAGGCTATGGGTTGAAATTTTCTATGCGACTACATGGAGGCCTTCCGCCCCCCTCCCGCTGCTGGCCCCCCCTCGGGGGGCGACCTCTAGAAACGTTTTGGTCGATCAAAAGAATTCCCCCGCCCGACGATCGACGAGCCCGGACTGAACGAAACCAGCGTGCTGATTGCACGAAAATGAATTTCCTCGTTGGCAAAGAGGCGCGCTGACCGGCTGAAACAAGATCAGCAGACTGTAGTCCTCGGACCAATCATGTAGCCGATCAAGCTTGGGGGTAGATTTGGGGGTATGTCTTAAACGGCGGTTCGTTAATTGATTGTCCAATAAGGATAAAGGAGGCGAGTTGGGTTGTCCTCCGCTCCTGCACGTCCAGTGTGAGCCACGGTAGCTGGAAGGGCCACGAGGTCTCTGACCATCTCTTCCATACAATCCTCGAAGCTGCTTCCCCACCCCAACCATTTCATTTCCACAACATCATCTTTCAC
The DNA window shown above is from Paraburkholderia sp. PGU19 and carries:
- a CDS encoding restriction endonuclease yields the protein MAQNYNAERYARRLERELERETARQEKQERLDYLEDRAQEAASLTDDLDRRIAELENLLLARVKQPIKVEFKKMLTEREYPRLSLGSLDLEIAKPQMWHPDRPHPLLGWLPWVASGYRKKFEAARARFQQEESDYTTKEQARLDEVAKKRAGHEALVAGLKAAETERLSKVKAWMAELEQGVPEVMQELFERIQKESFQHLPEGFNRDGKLAYVAESKQLVVEFDLPDIDSAIPTVKAYKYVKATDTISESPRPETQRRALYASVVAQMTLRVLHEMFSVDYHRHLESVVVNGFVGTIDRGSGRNIRPCIITVRTTRDVFEGLDLTRVDPIACLKTLNASLSKSPAELAPVRPILEFNMVDPRFIEERDVISTLDQRANLMDLTPGDFEALITNLFEKMGLETKLTQSSRDGGVDCVAYDPRPIFGGKVVIQAKRYKNTVGVSAVRDLFGTMQNEGASKGILVATSGYGKAAFDFANNKPIELLSGSNLLFLLEQHAGIVARIVMPDGWKDPDVEY